A region of Ferruginibacter albus DNA encodes the following proteins:
- a CDS encoding branched-chain amino acid aminotransferase yields the protein MIAATEFNITRVQQSKLKDFDMGNIPFGKYFTDHMLEVDYENGEWKTPEIKPYQPLLLEPSVAALHYGQAIFEGIKAYKDAEGNAFIFRPQDNYRRFNISAERLMMPPVPEEIFIEGMRKLISIDKSWIPQKADHSLYIRPFMFSTDAALGVRPSETYKFLILLSPSGPYYSAPMRIYVEETYTRAAPGGVGFSKNAGNYAASLLPAELAKKKGYDQVLWTDANEHKYVQEVGTMNVMFIIGNKAVTPGLDEGTILAGVTRDTVITLLKESGIEVEERLLSIDELIEAYKAGNLKEAFGTGTAATISPIKELKYKDFVMQFDIDKWTVSPALKRKLDAIRNSKEPDTHSWMVKV from the coding sequence ATGATTGCAGCAACGGAATTTAACATTACAAGGGTACAGCAAAGTAAATTGAAAGATTTTGACATGGGAAATATTCCATTCGGAAAATATTTCACTGACCATATGCTGGAAGTGGATTATGAAAACGGAGAATGGAAAACTCCTGAGATCAAACCATATCAACCTTTATTGCTGGAACCATCGGTCGCTGCATTGCATTACGGACAGGCAATTTTTGAAGGCATTAAAGCATATAAAGATGCCGAAGGAAATGCTTTTATCTTCCGTCCGCAGGATAATTACAGAAGATTTAATATTTCTGCAGAACGCTTAATGATGCCTCCTGTTCCTGAAGAAATATTTATTGAAGGAATGCGTAAGTTAATCAGCATTGATAAAAGCTGGATACCTCAAAAAGCAGATCATTCTTTATATATACGTCCGTTCATGTTTTCTACAGATGCCGCCTTAGGCGTGCGCCCGTCAGAAACATATAAATTCCTGATCTTACTTTCTCCATCAGGTCCATATTACAGTGCGCCGATGCGTATTTATGTAGAAGAAACCTATACCCGTGCGGCTCCCGGCGGCGTTGGATTTTCTAAAAATGCAGGTAATTATGCAGCCAGCCTGTTACCGGCAGAATTAGCTAAAAAGAAAGGTTACGATCAGGTGTTGTGGACAGATGCGAATGAGCATAAATATGTACAGGAAGTAGGAACCATGAATGTAATGTTCATTATCGGGAATAAGGCAGTTACGCCCGGATTAGATGAAGGAACTATTTTAGCCGGTGTTACCCGGGATACAGTAATTACGTTATTAAAAGAATCAGGAATTGAAGTAGAAGAACGCTTATTAAGTATCGATGAATTGATAGAAGCATACAAAGCCGGAAACCTGAAAGAAGCTTTTGGTACAGGAACGGCTGCCACCATTTCTCCCATAAAAGAATTAAAATACAAAGATTTTGTAATGCAATTCGATATTGATAAATGGACAGTTTCTCCTGCTTTAAAGCGTAAACTCGATGCTATCCGCAACAGTAAAGAGCCTGACACACATAGTTGGATGGTAAAAGTATAA
- the rpsL gene encoding 30S ribosomal protein S12, giving the protein MPTIQQLVRKGREIIKAKSKSRALDQCPQRRGVCTRVYTTTPKKPNSALRKVAKVRLTNKVEVIAYIPGEGHNLQEHSIVLIRGGRVKDLPGVRYHIVRGSLDTAGVKDRKKSRSKYGTKKEKAKK; this is encoded by the coding sequence ATGCCTACAATACAACAGTTAGTAAGAAAAGGAAGAGAAATTATCAAGGCTAAGAGCAAATCAAGAGCTTTGGATCAATGTCCTCAACGTCGTGGTGTATGTACAAGAGTTTACACTACTACGCCTAAAAAGCCAAACTCAGCTTTGCGTAAAGTTGCCAAAGTACGTTTGACTAATAAAGTAGAAGTTATTGCTTATATCCCTGGAGAAGGGCATAATTTGCAGGAACACTCTATCGTACTAATTCGTGGTGGAAGGGTAAAAGACTTACCGGGTGTACGTTACCATATTGTACGTGGTAGCTTGGATACTGCAGGTGTAAAAGACCGTAAGAAGAGCCGCAGTAAATACGGTACTAAAAAAGAAAAAGCTAAAAAATAA
- the rpsG gene encoding 30S ribosomal protein S7 has product MRKAQAKKLPLAPDPKFNDKLVTRFVNNLMWEGKKSGAYTIFYDSLDRVAKITNENGYEIWKKALANITPSVEVRSRRIGGATFQIPSEVRADRKISLSIKWLVRYSRERNGRSMSEKLANEIVAASKGEGAAFKKKEDTHRMAEANKAFAHFRV; this is encoded by the coding sequence ATGCGTAAAGCACAAGCCAAGAAATTACCATTAGCACCAGATCCAAAATTCAATGATAAATTGGTTACACGTTTTGTAAACAATTTAATGTGGGAAGGAAAGAAAAGTGGTGCATACACTATCTTTTATGATTCTTTAGACAGAGTGGCTAAAATAACCAACGAAAATGGTTATGAAATCTGGAAAAAAGCATTGGCTAACATTACTCCAAGTGTAGAAGTTCGCAGCCGCCGTATCGGTGGTGCTACTTTTCAGATCCCTTCTGAAGTACGTGCGGACAGAAAAATATCTTTAAGTATTAAATGGCTGGTACGTTACAGCCGTGAAAGAAACGGTCGCAGCATGTCAGAAAAATTAGCGAATGAGATTGTAGCGGCAAGTAAAGGTGAAGGAGCTGCTTTCAAAAAGAAAGAAGATACTCACCGTATGGCAGAAGCAAACAAAGCATTTGCTCACTTTAGAGTTTAG
- a CDS encoding NAD(P)/FAD-dependent oxidoreductase has translation MKKAIIIGAGPAGLTAAFELLKRTDIQPTVLEKSGDIGGISKTVNYKGNRIDIGGHRFFSKSDRVMNWWLDIMPLEESAKKEFTINYRNRSTQILPNEQNVANKDANKIMLVRSRLSRIYFLRQFFNYPLKLSLETLRKLGYSRSLKILASYIKIRLRPIKPEKNLEDFFINKFGDTLYRTFFKDYTEKVWGIACNEISADWGAQRIKGVSISKAISHAVKQSLGKKENDIHQKDAETSLIEKFLYPKYGPGQLWEEVAAQVNSGGGQVLMHKNVSKINVSNNKIVSVEITDAVTGEAQLLEGDYFFSSMPVKELVAKLNTSIPNDVKEVAEGLMYRDFITVGVLLSKFSLNKSAATTSNTELKDNWIYIQESDVKVGRLQIFNNWSPFMVNNKDHIWVGMEYFCKEGDELWTMPDEALKKLGMSELEKIGLIKQTDVLDTTIVRMEKAYPAYFGTYDRFDTVKDYLNQFDNLFLIGRNGMHKYNNSDHSMLTAMTAVDNICNDQVSKENIWEVNTEQEYHETKEK, from the coding sequence ATGAAAAAAGCAATAATTATTGGCGCAGGTCCGGCAGGTTTAACAGCAGCTTTTGAATTGCTGAAAAGAACTGATATACAACCCACTGTTTTAGAAAAATCGGGCGATATAGGAGGTATCAGTAAAACCGTTAATTACAAAGGAAACCGGATCGATATTGGCGGACACCGATTTTTTAGTAAGAGTGATAGGGTAATGAACTGGTGGCTCGATATCATGCCTCTGGAAGAATCTGCAAAAAAAGAATTTACCATCAATTACCGGAACAGGTCCACGCAAATTCTTCCTAACGAACAGAATGTAGCTAATAAAGATGCCAATAAGATAATGTTGGTACGTTCAAGACTTTCTCGTATTTATTTTTTGCGCCAGTTTTTTAATTATCCTTTAAAGCTTTCTTTGGAAACGTTACGAAAGTTAGGCTATAGTCGCTCTTTAAAAATCCTGGCATCTTATATTAAGATTCGCCTGCGACCTATAAAACCAGAAAAGAACCTGGAGGATTTTTTCATTAATAAATTCGGTGATACACTTTACAGAACCTTTTTTAAAGATTATACAGAAAAAGTTTGGGGCATCGCTTGTAACGAGATATCGGCTGATTGGGGCGCACAGCGCATAAAAGGTGTAAGCATTAGCAAGGCTATCTCGCATGCTGTAAAGCAATCCTTAGGAAAAAAAGAAAATGACATACATCAGAAGGATGCAGAAACCAGTTTGATCGAAAAATTCCTTTATCCCAAATATGGTCCCGGTCAATTGTGGGAAGAAGTAGCTGCACAAGTTAATAGTGGTGGAGGGCAGGTGCTGATGCATAAAAATGTTTCTAAGATTAATGTCAGCAATAATAAAATTGTTTCTGTTGAAATAACAGATGCTGTAACCGGTGAAGCACAACTATTGGAAGGGGATTATTTCTTCTCTTCCATGCCCGTGAAGGAGCTGGTAGCAAAACTGAATACCTCAATTCCTAATGATGTAAAAGAAGTGGCAGAAGGATTAATGTATCGTGATTTTATAACTGTAGGAGTTTTATTAAGCAAGTTCAGTTTAAATAAAAGCGCTGCTACAACAAGTAATACAGAGTTAAAAGATAACTGGATCTATATACAGGAATCGGATGTAAAAGTAGGCCGCTTACAAATATTCAATAACTGGAGCCCTTTTATGGTAAACAATAAAGATCATATTTGGGTAGGCATGGAATATTTTTGTAAAGAAGGAGATGAGCTTTGGACGATGCCCGATGAGGCGTTAAAAAAATTAGGGATGAGCGAGTTGGAGAAGATCGGGTTAATAAAACAGACAGATGTATTGGATACTACTATTGTGCGTATGGAAAAAGCATATCCTGCTTATTTTGGAACCTACGATCGGTTTGATACTGTGAAAGATTATTTAAATCAATTTGATAACCTTTTCCTGATAGGACGCAACGGAATGCATAAATACAATAACTCCGATCATAGCATGTTAACTGCAATGACGGCAGTTGACAATATTTGCAATGATCAGGTAAGTAAAGAAAATATCTGGGAAGTAAATACCGAACAAGAGTATCATGAAACAAAAGAAAAATAA
- the fusA gene encoding elongation factor G, with product MADLKFQRNFGIAAHIDAGKTTTTERILRYTGMIHKIGEVHDGAATTDWMEQEKERGITITSAAVSCQWNFPTNKGVKTPDTKNYYFNIIDTPGHVDFTVEVERSMRVLDGLIALFSAVDGVEPQSETVWRQANRYGVPRIGFVNKMDRAGADFLMVVKQVKEMLGSKAVPLQLPIGAEDDFKGVVDLIKMKGIIWHMETEGMTFDEIPVPADMVEEANEWRAHLVEAVAEYDDKLMEKFFEDPNSITEDEMHEAIRKATIDLSIVPMMCGSSFKNKGVQTALDGVCRYLPSPLDIEATKGTDPDTGEELIRKPDPKEPFAALAFKIMTDPFVGRLAFFRCYSGRLDAGSYVLNVRSGKKERISRIMKMFANKQNPIDFIEAGDIAAAVGFKEIKTGDTLCDEDHPITLENMFIPEPVIAIAIEPKTQADVDKMGMAIAKLIEEDPTLRVNTDEDTGQTILRGMGELHLEIIIDRMRREFKVEVNQGAPQVAYKEAFNTTVEHRETLKKQTGGRGKFADIVFAFGPADEEWLKENEGKSFQFVNDLFGGSIPKEFVPAITKGFETSMNTGVLAGYPVNNMKVRVFDGSYHDVDSDAMSFELCAKGGFRQAGKKAKPILLEPIMKVEVLTPDQYMGDVTGDLNRRRGILEGMDSRNNLQVIKAKVPLSEMFGYVTQLRSLSSGRASSTMEFSHYAPAPNNIAEAVIAKAKGKVQVEED from the coding sequence ATGGCTGACTTAAAATTTCAACGAAACTTTGGAATTGCCGCTCACATCGATGCCGGTAAAACCACTACTACCGAGCGTATTCTACGCTATACCGGTATGATCCACAAAATTGGTGAAGTACATGATGGTGCTGCTACTACCGACTGGATGGAGCAGGAAAAAGAAAGAGGTATCACCATTACTTCGGCTGCGGTTAGTTGCCAATGGAATTTCCCTACTAATAAAGGTGTAAAAACTCCGGATACAAAGAATTACTATTTCAACATTATAGATACTCCGGGTCACGTGGACTTTACCGTAGAGGTTGAACGTTCAATGCGTGTTTTGGATGGTTTGATTGCACTTTTCTCTGCAGTGGACGGGGTAGAACCTCAGTCTGAAACCGTTTGGCGCCAGGCTAACCGTTATGGCGTACCACGTATCGGTTTCGTAAATAAAATGGACCGTGCAGGTGCTGACTTCCTAATGGTGGTTAAGCAGGTAAAAGAAATGCTAGGTTCTAAAGCAGTTCCTTTACAATTACCAATAGGTGCTGAAGATGATTTTAAAGGTGTGGTTGATCTGATCAAAATGAAAGGAATCATCTGGCACATGGAAACAGAAGGTATGACCTTTGATGAAATTCCTGTACCGGCTGATATGGTGGAAGAAGCAAACGAATGGCGTGCACACTTAGTGGAAGCTGTTGCTGAATACGATGATAAGTTAATGGAAAAATTCTTTGAAGATCCTAATTCTATCACCGAAGATGAAATGCACGAAGCTATCCGCAAAGCAACCATCGATTTAAGCATTGTACCAATGATGTGTGGTTCGTCTTTCAAAAACAAAGGTGTACAAACTGCGTTGGATGGTGTTTGTCGTTATTTGCCTTCTCCTTTGGATATTGAAGCAACAAAAGGTACTGATCCTGATACAGGCGAAGAATTGATTCGCAAACCGGATCCAAAAGAACCATTTGCTGCGTTGGCATTTAAGATCATGACCGATCCGTTTGTGGGTCGCCTGGCGTTCTTCCGTTGCTACTCCGGTCGTTTAGATGCAGGTAGCTATGTGTTGAATGTGCGTTCAGGTAAAAAAGAACGTATCAGCCGTATCATGAAGATGTTTGCAAACAAGCAAAACCCGATCGATTTTATCGAAGCTGGTGATATTGCAGCAGCAGTTGGTTTCAAGGAAATTAAAACCGGTGATACATTGTGTGATGAAGATCATCCGATCACGTTGGAAAATATGTTTATTCCTGAACCGGTTATCGCAATCGCTATCGAGCCTAAAACTCAGGCAGACGTTGATAAAATGGGTATGGCTATTGCCAAGCTGATTGAAGAAGATCCAACCTTGCGTGTAAATACAGATGAAGATACAGGACAAACCATCCTTCGTGGTATGGGTGAGTTGCATTTGGAAATCATCATCGACCGTATGCGTCGTGAGTTTAAAGTAGAAGTAAACCAGGGTGCGCCGCAGGTGGCTTATAAAGAAGCATTCAATACAACTGTTGAACATCGTGAAACGTTGAAAAAACAAACCGGTGGTCGTGGTAAGTTTGCGGATATCGTATTTGCATTCGGACCTGCAGATGAAGAATGGTTAAAAGAAAATGAAGGCAAGAGCTTCCAGTTTGTGAACGATTTGTTCGGAGGATCCATTCCAAAAGAATTTGTTCCGGCTATTACAAAAGGTTTCGAAACATCAATGAACACGGGCGTGTTGGCAGGCTATCCTGTAAACAACATGAAAGTGCGTGTATTTGATGGTAGCTACCATGATGTGGATTCTGATGCGATGAGCTTTGAATTGTGTGCGAAAGGAGGCTTTAGACAAGCAGGCAAAAAAGCAAAACCAATTTTGTTAGAGCCTATCATGAAAGTGGAAGTATTAACGCCTGATCAATACATGGGTGATGTAACAGGTGACTTGAACCGTCGCCGTGGAATTTTGGAAGGTATGGACAGCCGTAATAATCTACAGGTTATTAAAGCAAAAGTTCCTTTGAGTGAAATGTTCGGTTACGTTACACAGTTGCGTTCATTATCCAGCGGACGTGCGAGTTCTACTATGGAGTTCAGCCACTATGCACCTGCACCAAACAATATTGCAGAAGCAGTAATTGCTAAAGCAAAAGGTAAAGTACAGGTAGAAGAGGATTAA
- a CDS encoding T9SS type A sorting domain-containing protein: MCKQKLATLTLLILISVIAIQSFAQSNYQHWEWAKSYGGSGNDSTVDIKIKNGYLYITGNFTSPTINWDGTTLTNNGGTDIFIAKMDTSGNTIWVKSFGGTGNDDVRQLEVNNSSTIALLCSSQSNLLTIGTSTLISPQNLYTEIDENGNIVNVRKLRDSLIYSDIDIDYSGNIYLGCSYSNAFTFGNTFISTAIPNTPPNGAPVIYIGNSYYYSDPLAIPTFTSGGAVLKYDMNGKEEWAKPLYAQPVNVNIEYDANDTAIVALFKHSGPVVLDSSYYYPQSNQSAFIAGISVTGNTKYAANFLSGGGKFGDVSIGRFEINNNGLGFIDASYYLSFESYSVTLSQFQYGKRINSISSGYPDQSAFNYDRISPFSPLNTLEPATDNNLILLNGYNGYINVLDAAFNRVDSLIPRVIVTPIANIANNLYTKCMSGKSIYFGDSFTGDSIVTSNNGLPNLPQYTLYNKGNYDVFISKYQRLGYMPLTFNNIVDSIKICDNSVLITFDSLQILKYYGAGGLTYHWQPAINFENANALSSKLFMNSDTLTTTLTITDKEGNSISKNFFYYKGIPSDLRLKLSDSAVCSGSFITVSLSGNLFDKCTVQSSCYSYPYSFDSLTQVQSVYTGSCTGLNYFKLTSASSKYCFDTTSVIVKMNPVYSQYQQIQVCYGNSYAIPGDSTVQNITSSYRHISYRTSIGGCDSTTIIDLIASSPPVYQAEYFTICAGNDYTFPDNFTLYNIQFDTSHKSIAKSFSGCDSIIITNLKVAASLHISQDTAVCAGIDLTFPDGSTAYNIQSNQTHISVIPNVHCYDSITTRVFVMQAPDTSVTKIKTMLQANAGIGTYQWIDCNTGNPISSAINQSYIALTAGNYAVQLQQNGCFDRSSCYTILPQDLLTNRPAANVYPIPAQNTFTISVESETAATLQVSLYNAFGKLVISDTKKLVTGVNEFKYNVSSLEKGMYVLKLFNVTTQTTTTQKILVNK; the protein is encoded by the coding sequence ATGTGTAAACAGAAGCTTGCAACCTTAACCCTGCTGATCTTAATAAGTGTAATAGCTATTCAATCATTTGCTCAGAGCAATTATCAGCATTGGGAATGGGCAAAATCGTACGGCGGCTCAGGGAATGACAGTACAGTAGACATAAAAATTAAAAATGGCTACCTGTACATAACCGGAAATTTTACTTCACCAACAATTAATTGGGATGGAACTACTTTAACAAATAATGGAGGTACTGATATTTTTATTGCCAAGATGGACACAAGCGGCAATACCATTTGGGTTAAAAGTTTTGGTGGTACAGGCAATGATGATGTAAGGCAATTAGAGGTTAACAATAGCAGTACAATTGCTTTGTTATGTTCATCCCAAAGTAATTTATTAACCATTGGAACCAGCACTTTAATTTCCCCACAAAATCTTTATACGGAAATAGATGAAAATGGGAATATAGTTAATGTTAGAAAATTACGAGATAGTTTAATTTATTCAGATATTGATATCGATTATTCGGGAAATATTTATTTGGGATGCAGTTACTCCAATGCTTTTACGTTTGGAAATACTTTTATTAGCACAGCAATTCCTAATACTCCTCCTAATGGTGCTCCTGTAATTTATATCGGAAACTCTTATTATTATTCTGATCCATTAGCCATTCCAACGTTTACTTCAGGAGGCGCTGTACTAAAATATGATATGAATGGTAAAGAAGAATGGGCAAAACCATTATATGCACAACCTGTAAACGTTAACATAGAATACGATGCTAACGATACTGCTATTGTAGCATTATTTAAACATTCAGGTCCTGTAGTTCTCGACAGCTCCTATTATTATCCGCAATCCAATCAATCCGCTTTTATAGCTGGCATATCTGTTACAGGTAATACAAAATATGCTGCTAATTTTTTATCAGGCGGAGGAAAATTTGGAGACGTTAGTATTGGAAGATTTGAGATCAATAACAATGGCTTGGGTTTTATTGATGCTAGTTATTATCTTTCTTTTGAATCCTATTCTGTTACATTAAGCCAGTTCCAATATGGCAAACGAATAAATTCTATTAGTTCAGGATATCCTGATCAAAGTGCTTTTAACTATGATAGAATTAGTCCCTTCAGCCCCTTAAACACATTGGAGCCCGCAACAGATAATAACCTGATACTATTAAATGGTTATAACGGTTACATTAATGTTTTAGATGCTGCCTTTAACCGTGTTGATAGCTTAATCCCTAGAGTAATTGTTACTCCAATAGCAAATATTGCAAACAATCTGTATACTAAATGCATGTCAGGCAAGTCGATTTATTTTGGCGATAGTTTTACCGGAGATTCTATTGTAACTTCTAATAATGGGTTACCTAATTTGCCCCAATACACTTTATATAACAAAGGAAATTATGATGTATTTATTAGTAAATATCAGAGACTAGGTTATATGCCACTTACATTTAATAACATTGTTGATAGTATCAAAATTTGTGATAATTCTGTTTTAATAACTTTTGATAGCTTACAAATTCTTAAATATTATGGTGCCGGCGGGTTAACTTATCATTGGCAGCCGGCCATAAATTTTGAAAATGCCAATGCACTTTCCTCTAAGCTATTCATGAATTCAGATACACTTACTACTACATTAACTATTACAGATAAAGAAGGCAATTCAATTTCCAAAAATTTCTTTTATTATAAGGGCATACCTTCTGACTTACGATTAAAACTTTCGGATTCTGCTGTTTGCAGCGGCTCATTTATTACCGTATCGCTATCCGGTAATCTTTTTGATAAATGTACAGTACAATCATCCTGCTATTCTTATCCTTATTCCTTTGATTCTCTTACACAAGTTCAGTCAGTTTATACAGGGTCATGCACAGGACTTAATTATTTTAAACTAACATCCGCTTCTTCAAAATATTGTTTTGATACTACTTCAGTAATAGTAAAAATGAATCCTGTTTATTCACAATATCAACAAATACAAGTATGTTACGGAAATTCTTATGCTATACCCGGCGATTCTACAGTACAAAACATCACTTCTTCATATCGTCATATCAGCTATAGAACCAGCATTGGAGGATGTGATAGCACTACAATTATTGATTTAATTGCTTCATCTCCTCCTGTTTATCAGGCTGAGTACTTTACAATTTGTGCAGGTAACGATTATACCTTCCCCGATAATTTTACATTGTATAATATTCAGTTTGATACAAGTCATAAAAGCATTGCAAAATCTTTTAGTGGTTGCGACAGCATAATTATTACCAATCTTAAAGTTGCAGCAAGTCTCCATATTTCTCAAGACACAGCAGTATGTGCAGGAATAGATCTCACGTTTCCGGATGGTTCAACTGCATATAATATTCAAAGCAACCAAACGCATATAAGCGTAATTCCCAATGTACATTGCTATGATAGCATAACAACGAGGGTTTTTGTGATGCAAGCTCCTGATACATCTGTTACGAAAATAAAAACAATGTTGCAAGCAAATGCCGGTATAGGGACATATCAATGGATTGACTGTAACACGGGCAACCCCATTTCCTCTGCAATTAATCAATCTTATATAGCACTTACTGCGGGAAATTATGCGGTACAATTACAACAAAATGGATGTTTTGATAGATCTTCCTGTTATACTATTCTTCCTCAAGATCTGCTTACAAACAGACCTGCGGCAAATGTTTATCCAATTCCTGCACAAAACACATTTACCATTTCTGTTGAGTCAGAAACAGCAGCTACTTTACAAGTTTCTTTATATAATGCTTTCGGTAAACTTGTTATAAGTGATACTAAAAAACTTGTTACCGGAGTAAATGAATTTAAGTACAACGTTTCTTCGTTAGAAAAGGGAATGTATGTTTTAAAATTATTTAATGTTACAACTCAAACTACTACTACTCAAAAAATATTAGTTAATAAATAG
- a CDS encoding helix-turn-helix domain-containing protein, with product MLYLNIQRVAALRNITNLRGYLIQNGFSSNIAHRIAHNADSNIKFHYLEKLCILFHCTPNDLLQWKPDASANILENEPLKNLDHPSLGYLKNITIEELTTMHQKLSNKEG from the coding sequence ATGCTGTACCTCAATATTCAACGTGTAGCAGCCCTTCGTAACATAACCAATCTTCGTGGTTATCTTATTCAAAATGGCTTTAGTTCAAACATCGCCCATCGGATTGCCCATAATGCAGACAGCAATATAAAATTCCATTACCTGGAAAAATTATGTATCCTTTTTCATTGTACACCCAACGATTTGCTCCAATGGAAACCCGATGCATCTGCTAACATCCTGGAAAATGAACCATTAAAAAATCTTGATCATCCTTCTTTAGGCTATTTAAAAAACATAACGATCGAAGAGCTTACGACTATGCATCAAAAACTAAGCAATAAGGAAGGTTGA
- a CDS encoding dihydrofolate reductase family protein, with product MRKITVLSMITLDGVMQAPGGPKEDTSGGFKYGGWTAPYGDKEFGKVVQKELKPPSDYLLGRKTFKIWAAYWPKHADFWPGINKGTKYVFSKRLKKSDPLITGWKNSVLIKNVDDIKKLKRSKGADIQVWGSSELIQLLLKHDLADELRLKIYPVTLGKGKKLFDSGIMPAAFKLVDTVVTSTGVIIAHYKRAGKVKTANIEI from the coding sequence ATGCGAAAAATAACTGTCCTTTCAATGATCACATTAGACGGTGTTATGCAAGCACCCGGCGGACCAAAAGAAGATACATCAGGTGGATTTAAATATGGAGGCTGGACGGCACCTTATGGCGATAAAGAATTTGGTAAGGTGGTACAAAAAGAATTGAAGCCACCATCTGATTATCTTTTAGGTAGAAAGACATTTAAGATATGGGCTGCCTACTGGCCCAAGCATGCAGACTTTTGGCCCGGTATTAATAAGGGTACCAAATATGTGTTCTCTAAAAGACTGAAAAAATCTGATCCCCTGATAACGGGATGGAAAAACTCAGTACTAATAAAAAATGTAGATGATATAAAAAAACTTAAAAGATCAAAGGGAGCCGATATACAGGTTTGGGGCAGCAGCGAACTTATTCAACTATTACTTAAGCATGACCTGGCAGATGAATTAAGGCTCAAAATTTATCCTGTGACCTTGGGCAAAGGAAAAAAGCTTTTCGATAGTGGAATAATGCCTGCAGCATTTAAATTGGTTGATACTGTAGTTACATCAACAGGGGTTATCATTGCTCATTACAAGCGGGCAGGAAAAGTTAAAACAGCTAACATTGAAATTTAA